The Hyphomonas sediminis genome contains the following window.
TCTCCGAGAACGGATCGAAAGCGCAGAAGGAAGAGTTGCTACCAAAGCTCGCGCGCGGGGAGCTCTTCCTCGCCTATGGCCTGTCCGAGCCGAATGTGGGCGGGGATTTGCCGAGTGTTGAAACGCGCGTGGAACGCCAGGGCGGCGAGATTGTCATCAAGGGTGCCAAGCGCTGGTGCACGGGCGCAGATTGGGCGGACTATATCTACTGCCTCTGCCGATCGGGCGAGCCGGGCGCGCGTCATGGAAACCTCACTTTCGTCCTTGTGCCCACAAAGGCGGAAGGCGTCACCATGGCGCCGATCGAGCATGCCAATCTGCGCTACACCCATTCGATGGATGTGTTCCTCGATGATGTGCGCCTGCCGGAAAGCGCCATCGTCGGCGGGCCGGAGAAATGGAACAAGGGCTGGGAGGCGCTCGCCGGCCGCGCGCTGGACGTGGAGAAGATCGAGATTACGGCGGTCGCCTTCGGCCTTGCCCGCGCGGCACTGGAAGAGGCCTGGCGCTATGCCGGGGAGCGCGAGCAGTTTGGCAAGCGCATTGGCCAACATCAGGCGATTGCCCATAAGCTTGTGAACGCGCGCACCAAGCTCGCCGCCTGCCGCCACATGCTGTATCACGCCGCCTGGCTGGCGGGCACGGGCCAGCCCTGCTCAGCAGAGACGGCGATGGCAAAGCTATATGTGGCCGATACGGGCGTGGAGATCGGCCTTGCCTGCCAGCAGGTGATCGGCGCCTATGGCCTGTCGGATGCCTATGACATCGAGCGCAATCTGCGAGATCTTCTGGGCATGCCGATCGTGGGCGGATCATCCGACATGCAGAAGAACAACCTCGCGCGGATGTGGCGGCTCTGATGGACACTGTCGCCGCGCCGGAACTTTCCTATGCGGCGTATTTCCACGACCCGCTGAAGCGGGCGCTGGTGCGCGCGGTGGAGCGGGCGACAGGGCAGCCGAAACTGGCGCGCCTTTATGAGCGCTACCGCGCCGGGGAGCTGGGCGAGACGGGGTTTTTCGATGCGGCGATCCGGCTGCTGGATCTGACCGTGCTGTTTGATAGCGCGCGGCTGGCCGATCTGCCGGCAGAGGGGCCGCTGGTGATCGTGGCGAACCATCCTTTCGGCGTGCTCGATGGGCTCGTCATCAGCTGGCTGGTGGGCCAGCGGCGGCGTGACTTTCGGGTGCTGACGAATTCGGTGCTTGATGCGGTGCCTGAGGCGAGGCCGTTTCTTTTGCCGGTAGACTTTGCGGCCACGCGGGAGGCGGTGTCGGCCAACATTGCCATGCGCAAGGCGGCGCTGGCGCATGTGAAGGCGGGCGGCTGTGTGATCGTGTTTCCGGCGGGCGGGGTCTCCACCACGCCGGGGCCGTTCGATCCGCTGGCGGTGGATGACGACTGGAAACCGTTTGCGGCCAAGCTTATCACGCATGGCCGAGCGGCAGTGACCCCCATCTTCTTTGAGGGGCAGAACTCCCGCCTCTTCCAGATCGCTTCGCATCTGTCGCTGGAGCTGCGGCTGGCGCTGGTGTTCCGGGAGGTGCGGCGCCGGATGGGTAGGCCTTTAAGGGTCGGGATTGGTGAAACTTTGAGCCCGGCGATGCTGGAAGCGGCCGGAAAACGGCACGATCTGATGGCGTATCTGCGGGGGCGAACCTATGGGCTTGCGCCGGAGGGGCGCGCTTTGCGATACCACGAAGCGACGCGGCGTTTCATGGCGAGGAAGCCGAGAATATTCCGCTGACTCAATGGGAGGGACTA
Protein-coding sequences here:
- a CDS encoding lysophospholipid acyltransferase family protein, with amino-acid sequence MDTVAAPELSYAAYFHDPLKRALVRAVERATGQPKLARLYERYRAGELGETGFFDAAIRLLDLTVLFDSARLADLPAEGPLVIVANHPFGVLDGLVISWLVGQRRRDFRVLTNSVLDAVPEARPFLLPVDFAATREAVSANIAMRKAALAHVKAGGCVIVFPAGGVSTTPGPFDPLAVDDDWKPFAAKLITHGRAAVTPIFFEGQNSRLFQIASHLSLELRLALVFREVRRRMGRPLRVGIGETLSPAMLEAAGKRHDLMAYLRGRTYGLAPEGRALRYHEATRRFMARKPRIFR
- a CDS encoding acyl-CoA dehydrogenase family protein; this translates as MTSFAAEPDHVTEIRRQLSRWVAEKMPREKRRQWDREATWDRALFREIAEMGLIGLTIPEEYGGQGEDIYAAAAVIEELCQGGPSMAGPFIHAAFYGGLNISENGSKAQKEELLPKLARGELFLAYGLSEPNVGGDLPSVETRVERQGGEIVIKGAKRWCTGADWADYIYCLCRSGEPGARHGNLTFVLVPTKAEGVTMAPIEHANLRYTHSMDVFLDDVRLPESAIVGGPEKWNKGWEALAGRALDVEKIEITAVAFGLARAALEEAWRYAGEREQFGKRIGQHQAIAHKLVNARTKLAACRHMLYHAAWLAGTGQPCSAETAMAKLYVADTGVEIGLACQQVIGAYGLSDAYDIERNLRDLLGMPIVGGSSDMQKNNLARMWRL